The following are encoded in a window of Urocitellus parryii isolate mUroPar1 chromosome 7, mUroPar1.hap1, whole genome shotgun sequence genomic DNA:
- the Cyb5d1 gene encoding cytochrome b5 domain-containing protein 1, with protein MPRRGLVAGPEFEGFQRRFFTPEEVARHNQPEDLWVSYLGYVYDLTPLAQEYKGNLLLKPIVEVAGQDISHWFDPNTGDIRKHIDPLTGCLRYRTPRGRFVHVPPQLPRSDWANDFGNPWWKGSQYEVGKLSAKTRNIRIINTLTSQQHILEVGALESMWEILHRYLPYNAHAASYTWKYEGKTLNMDHTLEENGIQDEEEEFDYLKMDGTHYIPAILLYFSDDLTEL; from the exons ATGCCGCGCCGGGGCCTAGTGGCTGGGCCAGAGTTTGAGGGCTTCCAGCGTCGCTTTTTCACGCCGGAAGAAGTGGCCAGACATAACCAGCCCGAAGACCTTTGGGTGTCTTACTTGGGATACGTGTACGACCTAACGCCATTGGCTCAGGAGTACAAGG GGAACCTGCTGCTGAAACCCATTGTGGAAGTTGCAGGCCAGGACATCAGCCACTGGTTTGATCCAAACACCGGAGAC ATCCGCAAGCACATAGATCCCCTGACTGGTTGCCTGAGGTACCGCACCCCGCGGGGCCGTTTCGTGCACGTCCCACCTCAGCTGCCGCGATCGGACTGGGCCAATGATTTTGGGAATCCCTGGTGGAAAGGGTCGCAGTACGAGGTGGGGAAGCTGTCTGCCAAGACCCGGAATATTCGCATCATTAACACTCTCACGTCGCAGCAGCACATACTGGAG gtgggggctctggagtCAATGTGGGAAATCCTACACCGATATCTTCCCTATAATGCACATGCTGCCAGCTACACGTGGAAATATGAAGGGAAGACCCTGAACATGGATCATACCCTGGAAGAGAATGGGATccaggatgaggaggaagaatTTGACTATCTCAAAATGGATGGTACACACTACATACCTGCAATACTGCTCTACTTCAGTGATGACCTCACAGAGCTATAG
- the Naa38 gene encoding N-alpha-acetyltransferase 38, NatC auxiliary subunit — protein MAGAGPTMLLREENGCCSRRQSSSSAGDSDGEREDSPAARARQQLEALLNKTMRIRMTDGRTLVGCFLCTDRDCNVILGSAQEFLKPSDSFSAGEPRVLGLAMVPGHHIVSIEVQRESLAGPPYL, from the exons ATGGCTGGAGCTGGGCCGACCATGCTACTACGAGAGGAGAATGGATGTTGCAGCCGGCGACAAAGCAGTTCCAGCGCCGGG GACTCGGATGGGGAGCGCGAGGACTCGCCGGCTGCGCGTGCCCGGCAGCAATTAGAGGCGCTGCTCAACAAGACTATGCGCATTCGAATGACAGATGGACGGACACTGGTCGGCTGCTTCCTCTGTACCGACCGCGACTGCAATGTCATCCTGGGTTCGGCGCAGGAGTTCCTCAAGCCGTCGG ATTCCTTCTCTGCCGGGGAACCCCGTGTGCTAGGCCTGGCCATGGTACCGGGACACCACATCGTTTCTATTGAGGTGCAAAGGGAGAGCCTTGCAGGGCCTCCGTATCTCTGA
- the Tmem88 gene encoding transmembrane protein 88 — protein MADVPGAQRPVLGGSPEPRDPLDCWACAVLVTAQNLMVAAFNLLLLALVLGTILLPAVTMLGFGFLCHSQFLRSQAPPCTAHLRDPGFTALLVTGFLLLVPLLVLALASYRRLCLRLRLADCLVPYSRALYRRRRAPQPRQTRGSPGSQAVPTPGKVWV, from the exons ATGGCGGATGTCCCCGGGGCGCAGCGACCGGTTCTCGGCGGCAGCCCAGAGCCCCGCGATCCCCTGGACTGCTGGGCCTGCGCTGTGCTGGTAACTGCTCAGAACCTAATGGTGGCTGCCTTCAATCTACTCCTGCTGGCGCTGGTGCTGGGGACCATCTTGCTACCCGCTGTCACCATGCTAGGCTTCGGCTTCCTCTGCCATTCCCAG TTCCTGCGCTCTCAGGCACCCCCTTGCACCGCGCACCTACGGGACCCGGGCTTCACCGCCCTGCTGGTCACCGGATTCCTACTCCTCGTTCCGCTGCTCGTGCTTGCCCTGGCCAGCTACCGCCGCCTCTGTCTACGCCTCCGCCTGGCCGACTGTCTCGTGCCTTACAGCCGGGCCCTCTATCGGCGCCGGCGGGCCCCGCAGCCGCGGCAAACCCGGGGCTCACCAGGGTCCCAAGCCGTTCCTACGCCGGGAAAGGTTTGGGTCTGA
- the Kdm6b gene encoding lysine-specific demethylase 6B, giving the protein MHRAVDPPGARTAREAFALGGLSCAGAWSSCPPHPPPRGAWLPGGRCSASIGQPPLPAPLPTSHGSSSGHPNKPYYAPGTPTSRPLHGKLESLHGCVQALLREPAQPGLWEQLGQLYESEHDSEEAIRCYHSALRYGGSFSELGPRIGRLQQAQLWNFHAGSCQHRAKILPPLEQVWNLLHLEHKRNYGAKRGGPPVKRAAEPPVVQPIPPAALSGPSGEEGLSPGGKRRRGCSSEQTGLPPGLPLPPPPLPPPPPPPPLPGLATSPPFQLTKPGLWSTLHGDTWGPDRKSSAPPERQEQRHSLPHPYPYPAPAYTAHPPSHRLVPATPPGPSPRPPGAESHGCLPATRPPGSDLRESRVQRSRMDSSVSPAATTACVPYAPSRPPGLPSTTSSSSSSSSSNTGLRGVEPSPGIPGADHYQTPALEVSPHQGRLGSSAHNSRKPFLAAPAATPHLSLPPGPSSSPPPPCPRLLRPPPPPAWLKGQACRTAREDGEILEELFFGAEGPPRPPPLPHREGFLGPPAPRFSVGTQDSHTPPTPSTTSSSSSSSNNGSHSSTPTGPVPFPPPYLARNMDSLPRPPSPTLSPQDPPIAPLTLALPPTPPSSCHQNTSGSFRRSESPRPRVSFPKTPEVGPGPPPGPLSKAPQPVPPGVGELPARGPRLFDFPPTPLEDQFEEPAEFKILPDGLANIMKMLDESIRKEEEQQQQEAGVVLPSPLKEPFASLQPPFPSDTVPTTTAATAAGTTTTTTTTTTTTTTQEEEKKPPPALPPPPPLAKFPPPTQPQPPQPPPPPPANPASLLKSLASVLEGQKYCYRGPGTAVSTRPGPLPTTQYSPGPPSGATAPPPTSVVPSAQGSPQPSASSSSQFSTSGGPWARERRAGEEPAPGPVTPAQPPPPLPLPPARSESEVLEEISRACETLVERVGRSAINPVDTADPVDSGTEQLMPSAQTKEESGGVVAVVATGPGSGKRRQKEHQKEHQKEHRRHRRACKDSVGRRPREGRAKAKTKTPKEKSRRVLGNLDLQSEEIQGREKARPDLGGSSKAKPPTAPVPPPTPAPSAQPTPPSASVPGKKTREEAPGPPGVSRADMLKLRSLSEGPPKELKIRLIKVESGDKETFIASEVEERRLRMADLTISHCAADVVRASKNAKVKGKFRESYLSPAQSVKPKINTEEKLPREKLNPPTPSIYLESKRDAFSPVLLQFCTDPRNPITVIRGLAGSLRLNLGLFSTKTLVEASGEHTVEVRTQVQQPSDENWDLTGTRQIWPCESSRSHTTIAKYAQYQASSFQESLQEEKESEDEESEEPDSTTGTPPSSAPDPKNHHIIKFGTNIDLSDAKRWKPQLQELLKLPAFMRVTSTGNMLSHVGHTILGMNTVQLYMKVPGSRTPGHQENNNFCSVNINIGPGDCEWFAVHEHYWETISAFCDRHGVDYLTGSWWPILDDLYASNIPVYRFVQRPGDLVWINAGTVHWVQATGWCNNIAWNVGPLTAYQYQLALERYEWNEVKNVKSIVPMIHVSWNVARTVKISDPDLFKMIKFCLLQSMKHCQVQRESLVRAGKKIAYQGRVKDEPAYYCNECDVEVFNILFVTSENGSRNTYLVHCEGCARRRSAGLQGVVVLEQYRTEELAQAYDAFTLAPASSSR; this is encoded by the exons ATGCATCGGGCAGTGGACCCTCCAGGGGCCCGCACTGCACGGGAAGCCTTTGCCCTTGGGGGCCTGAGCTGTGCTGGGGCCTGGAGCTCCTGCCCGCCCCATCCCCCTCCTCGAGGCGCATGGCTGCCTGGAGGCAG ATGCTCAGCCAGCATCGGGCAACCCCCACTCCCTGCTCCCCTACCCACTTCGCATGGCAGTAGCTCTGGACATCCCAACAAACCATACTATGCTCCAGG GACACCCACCTCAAGACCCCTCCATGGAAAGCTGGAATCCTTGCATGGATGTGTGCAGGCATTGCTGCGGGAGCCAGCCCAGCCAGGACTGTGGGAACAGCTTGGGCAGCTGTACGAGTCAGAACATGACAGTGAGGAGGCTATACGCTGCTACCACAGCGCCCTTCGATATGGAGGAAGCTTCTCTGAGCTGGGGCCCCGCATTGGGCGACTACAGCAG GCTCAGCTCTGGAACTTTCATGCTGGCTCCTGCCAGCACAGAGCCAAGATCCTTCCTCCTCTGGAGCAAGTGTGGAACTTGCTGCACCTTGAG CACAAGCGGAACTATGGAGCCAAGCGAGGGGGTCCCCCCGTGAAGCGAGCTGCCGAACCCCCAGTGGTGCAGCCTATTCCTCCTGCAGCACTTTCAGGCCCCTCAGGGGAGGAGGGCCTCAGCCCTGGAGGCAAGCGCAGGAGAGGCTGCAGTTCTGAACAG ACTGGCCTTCCCCCAGGGCTGCCACTGCctccaccaccattaccaccaccaccaccaccaccccccttGCCTGGCCTGGCTACGAGCCCTCCATTTCAGCTGACCAAGCCAGGGCTATGGAGTACCTTGCATGGAGATACCTGGGGCCCCGACCGCAAGAGTTCAGCACCCCCAGAGCGCCAG GAACAGCGGCACTCGCTGCCTCACCCATATCCATACCCAGCTCCAGCCTACACTGCGCACCCCCCCAGCCACCGGCTGGTcccagccacacccccaggccccagcccccgccccccagGAGCAGAGAGCCATGGCTGCCTGCCTGCCACCCGTCCCCCCGGAAGTGACCTTAGAGAGAGCAGAGTTCAGAGGTCGCGGATGGACTCCAGCGTTTCACCAGCAGCAACTACCGCCTGCGTGCCTTACGCCCCTTCCCGGCCCCCTGGCCTCCCTAgtaccaccagcagcagcagtagcagcagcagcagcaacaccGGTCTTCGGGGTGTGGAGCCCAGCCCAGGCATT CCTGGTGCTGACCATTACCAAACTCCTGCGCTGGAGGTCTCCCCTCACCAGGGTCGCCTAGGGTCCTCGGCACACAACAGTCGAAAACCGTTCTTGGCAGCTCCTGCTGCCACTCCCCACCTGTCCCTGCCACCTGggccctcctcttcccctccacccCCCTGTCCCCGCCTCTTacgcccacccccaccccctgcctggCTGAAGGGCCAGGCTTGCCGGACAGCCCGAGAGGATGGAGAGATCTTAGAAGAGCTCTTCTTTGGGGCTGAGGGGCCCCCTCGCCCTCCCCCACTTCCCCACCGAGAGGGCTTCTTGGGGCCTCCAGCCCCCCGCTTTTCTGTGGGCACTCAGGATTCTCACACCCCTCCCACTCCCTCAACCaccagcagtagcagcagcagcagcaacaatgGCAGCCACAGCAGCACCCCTACTGGGCCTGTGCCCTTCCCCCCACCTTATCTGGCCAGAAATATGGACTCCCTTCCCCGGCCACCCAGCCCAACATTAAGCCCCCAGGACCCACCTATTGCACCCCTGACTCTTGCCCTGCCGCcaacccctccctcctcctgccaccaaAATACCTCAGGAAGCTTCAGGCGCTCGGAGAGCCCCCGGCCCAGGGTCTCCTTCCCAAAGACCCCCGAGGTGGGGCCAGGGCCACCCCCAGGCCCCCTGAGTAAAGCCCCCCAGCCTGTGCCTCCTGGGGTTGGGGAGCTGCCTGCAAGAGGCCCACGACTCTTTGATTTTCCCCCAACCCCGCTGGAGGACCAGTTTGAGGAGCCAGCTGAGTTCAAGATTCTACCCGATGGGCTGGCTAACATCATGAAGATGCTGGATGAATCAATtagaaaggaggaggagcagcagcagcaggaggcaggCGTGGTCCTCCCATCCCCGCTGAAGGAACCCTTTGCATCTCTGCAGCCTCCATTCCCCAGCGACACAGTCCCAACCACCACTGCTGCCACAGCTGCTggcaccaccaccactaccaccaccaccaccaccaccaccaccacccaggaagaggagaagaagccACCACCAGCCCTGCCACCACCACCGCCCCTAGCCAAGTTCCCTCCACCTACCCAGCCACAACCGCCACagcccccaccacccccaccagcCAACCCAGCCAGCTTGCTCAAATCCTTGGCTTCTGTGCTGGAGGGACAAAAGTACTGTTATCGGGGGCCTGGAACAGCTGTTTCCACCCGACCTGGGCCCTTGCCCACCACTCAGTATTCCCCTGGTCCCCCATCAGGTGCTACTGCCCCGCCACCCACCTCAGTGGTCCCTAGcgcccagggctccccacagccCTCTGCTTCCTCGTCATCTCAGTTCTCTACCTCAGGCGGGCCCTGGGCCCGGGAACGCAGGGCTGGTGAAGAGCCAGCTCCCGGCCCGGTGACCCCTGCCCAgccgcccccacccctgccactgCCCCCTGCTCGCTCTGAGTCTGAGGTGCTAGAAGAGATCAGTCGGGCTTGTGAGACCCTTGTGGAGCGGGTGGGCCGGAGTGCCATCAACCCAGTGGACACAGCAGACCCAGTGGACAGTGGAACTGAGCAACTGATGCCTTCTGCACAGACCAAGGAGGAAAGTGGTGGGGTGGTGGCTGTGGTTGCAACAGGACCAGGCAGTGGCAAGCGGCGGCAGAAAGAACACCAGAAGGAGCACCAGAAGGAGCATCGTAGGCACAGGAGAGCCTGTAAGGACAGTGTGGGTCGGCGGCCCCGTGAGGGCAGGGCCAAAGCCAAGACCAAGACCCCCAAAGAAAAGAGCCGCCGGGTGCTAGGGAACCTGGACCTGCAGAGCGAGGAGATCCAGGGTCGGGAGAAGGCCCGTCCTGATCTTGGTGGGTCATCCAAGGCCAAGCCACCCACAGCTCCTGTCCCTCCGCCAACTCCTGCTCCCTCTGCCCAGCCCACACCCCCGTCAGCCTCTGTCCCTGGAAAGAAGACTCGAGAGGAAGCTCCAGGGCCCCCAGGTGTCAGTCGTGCTGACATGCTGAAGTTGCGCTCACTTAGTGAGGGGCCCCCCAAGGAGCTGAAGATCCGGCTCATCAAGGTAGAAAGTGGTGACAAGGAGACCTTCATAGCCTCTGAGGTAGAAGAGCGGCGATTGCGCATGGCAGACCTCACCATTAGCCACTGTGCTGCTGATGTCGTGCGTGCCAGCAA GAATGCCAAGGTAAAAGGGAAGTTTCGAGAGTCCTACCTTTCCCCTGCCCAGTCTGTGAAACCGAAGATCAACACTGAGGAGAAGCTGCCCCGGGAAAAACTTAACCCTCCTACACCCAGCATCTAT CTGGAGAGCAAACGGGATGCCTTCTCACCAGTGCTGCTGCAGTTTTGTACAGACCCCCGAAATCCCATCACAGTGATCCGGGGCCTGGCAGGCTCCCTGCGGCTCA ACTTAGGCCTCTTCTCCACCAAGACGCTGGTGGAGGCTAGTGGCGAGCACACCGTGGAAGTGCGCACACAAGTGCAGCAGCCCTCAGATGAGAACTGGGACCTGACCGGCACACGACAGATCTGGCCCTGTGAGAGCTCTCGTTCCCACACCACCATTGCCAAGTATGCACAGTACCAGGCCTCCTCCTTCCAGGAGTCATTACAG gaagagaaggagagtgaGGATGAGGAGTCAGAAGAGCCAGACAGCACCACAGGAACCCCTCCTAG CAGTGCACCAGACCCGAAGAACCATCACATCATCAAATTTGGCACGAATATCGATCTATCTGATGCCAAACG GTGGAAGCCCCAGCTGCAGGAGCTGCTGAAGCTGCCCGCCTTCATGCGGGTAACATCCACAGGCAACATGCTCAGCCACGTGGGCCACACCATCCTGGGCATGAATACAGTACAGCTGTACATGAAAGTCCCGGGCAGTCGAACTCCAG GCCACCAAGAGAACAACAATTTCTGCTCAGTCAACATTAACATTGGTCCTGGTGACTGCGAATGGTTCGCAGTGCACGAGCACTACTGGGAGACCATAAGCGCCTTCTGTGACCG GCATGGCGTGGACTACTTAACGGGTTCCTGGTGGCCAATTCTGGATGACCTCTACGCTTCCAATATCCCTGTGTACCGCTTTGTGCAGCGCCCTGGAGACCTTGTGTGGATTAATGCAGGGACTGTGCACTGGGTGCAGGCCACCGGCTGGTGCAACAACATTGCCTGGAATGTGGGGCCCCTCACCG CCTATCAGTACCAGCTGGCCCTGGAACGATATGAGTGGAACGAGGTGAAGAACGTCAAATCCATTGTGCCCATGATTCATGTGTCCTGGAATGTGGCGCGCACTGTCAAAATCAGCGACCCCGACTTGTTCAAGATGATCAA GTTCTGCCTCCTGCAATCCATGAAGCACTGTCAGGTGCAACGTGAGAGCCTGGTGCGAGCAGGGAAGAAGATAGCTTACCAGGGCCGAGTCAAGGACGAGCCCGCCTACTACTGCAACGAGTGCGAT GTGGAGGTATTCAACATCCTGTTCGTGACGAGTGAGAACGGCAGCCGCAACACGTACCTGGTGCACTGCGAGGGCTGTGCGCGCCGCCGCAGCGCGGGCCTACAGGGCGTTGTGGTGCTGGAGCAGTACCGCACTGAGGAGCTGGCTCAGGCCTACGACGCCTTCACGCTG GCCCCCGCCAGCTCGTCGCGATGA